A stretch of Spirosoma oryzicola DNA encodes these proteins:
- a CDS encoding ComF family protein: protein MFRFIRLLVTDFTDLLFPSLCLGCNRALGSNENVLCTHCRINLPETGQHRSPYSESLLNKFGGKVPIQFVASFVYFSKSGIVQKLIHQVKYKGKKEAAKEMAAWYGYQLKQESELINDIDVLIGVPLHKSRLQQRGYNQADWIAEGLSEALDIPMRTDVLIRKQFKESQTQKSRMDRWQNVKTVFAVPNPDEVIGKNIVIVDDVLTTGSTIEACAIELLQAGCKSVGVLTLAAAH, encoded by the coding sequence ATGTTTCGGTTTATTCGGCTGCTCGTAACTGATTTTACAGACCTTTTATTTCCTTCGCTATGCCTTGGTTGTAACCGAGCGCTGGGTAGTAACGAGAACGTTCTCTGTACGCACTGCCGAATCAATTTACCCGAAACAGGCCAGCATCGGTCGCCGTATAGTGAAAGCCTGCTCAACAAGTTTGGCGGCAAAGTACCTATTCAATTTGTTGCTTCGTTTGTTTACTTCTCAAAGTCAGGTATCGTACAAAAACTAATCCATCAGGTTAAGTATAAAGGCAAAAAAGAAGCGGCCAAGGAAATGGCGGCTTGGTATGGCTATCAACTGAAACAGGAAAGTGAGCTGATTAATGACATAGACGTACTAATTGGCGTTCCGTTGCATAAAAGCCGATTACAACAGCGTGGCTATAATCAGGCCGATTGGATTGCAGAAGGGCTGTCAGAAGCGCTAGATATACCCATGCGAACGGACGTTCTTATTCGTAAGCAATTTAAAGAATCTCAAACGCAAAAAAGCCGGATGGATCGCTGGCAAAATGTAAAAACTGTATTTGCCGTACCGAATCCAGACGAAGTAATCGGCAAAAATATTGTTATCGTCGATGATGTGTTGACAACCGGCTCTACCATTGAAGCGTGTGCCATTGAATTGCTACAGGCTGGTTGCAAATCGGTCGGCGTACTGACCTTAGCTGCCGCACATTGA
- a CDS encoding class I SAM-dependent methyltransferase, with the protein METVSACPVCGNQSFTPFLVCKDYLVSNQNFTIEQCKECGFRLTNPRPDAASIGSYYKSDQYISHNDESSGLVSTAYRLVRNYTLQSKLKLINELNGGQGRLLDVGCGTGAFLDTCKQGGWQVAGMEPDPDARAIAEKKLATTIQPNLGALEGTQPFDSISLWHVLEHIPNLNETIPQLDRLLTQSGTLLIAVPNSNSYDANYFKEYWAAYDVPRHLHHFTPSTIKQLFQKHGLRLVGQRPMVFDAFYIAMLSTRYIAGKTDYLKSVQVGLKSNAQAKQTGNSSSLIYLFKKE; encoded by the coding sequence TTGGAAACTGTTAGCGCGTGCCCAGTTTGCGGCAACCAATCATTTACTCCTTTCTTAGTTTGTAAAGATTATTTAGTAAGCAACCAAAACTTTACCATTGAACAATGTAAAGAATGTGGCTTTCGGCTTACTAATCCCAGGCCCGATGCAGCTTCTATTGGTTCGTACTATAAATCGGATCAATACATTTCTCATAACGACGAAAGTAGCGGGCTGGTTAGTACTGCTTATCGGTTGGTTCGAAATTACACATTACAGTCAAAGCTTAAGCTGATCAACGAGCTAAACGGTGGGCAGGGGCGCTTGCTGGATGTTGGTTGTGGAACGGGAGCTTTTTTGGATACTTGCAAGCAGGGCGGATGGCAGGTTGCGGGTATGGAGCCAGACCCGGATGCCAGGGCTATAGCAGAGAAGAAATTAGCAACTACGATCCAGCCAAATCTAGGTGCGCTCGAAGGAACCCAACCATTCGATAGCATAAGCCTCTGGCATGTACTCGAACATATACCCAATTTAAACGAGACGATACCACAGCTTGATAGGCTGCTTACTCAAAGCGGTACACTTTTAATTGCCGTTCCCAATTCAAATTCTTACGACGCAAATTACTTCAAGGAATATTGGGCTGCCTATGATGTACCCCGACATTTGCACCACTTTACACCATCAACAATCAAGCAGCTATTTCAAAAGCACGGCTTAAGATTAGTTGGACAGAGACCGATGGTTTTTGATGCTTTCTACATAGCTATGCTCAGCACCCGTTACATCGCTGGTAAGACTGATTATCTCAAAAGCGTTCAGGTCGGTCTTAAGTCAAATGCTCAAGCTAAACAAACCGGTAATAGCTCTAGTTTAATCTACCTGTTCAAAAAAGAGTAA
- the mnmG gene encoding tRNA uridine-5-carboxymethylaminomethyl(34) synthesis enzyme MnmG — protein sequence MFSSYDVIVVGAGHAGCEAASAAATMGSRVLLITMNMQTIAQMSCNPAMGGVAKGQIVREVDALGGLSGIISDKSMIQFRMLNRSKGPAMWSPRCQSDRNVFAWEWRKALEENRNIDFWQDTVTEVLVKDGRASGVKTGLGVEFSAKAVVLTNGTFLNGQMFIGEKVFGGGRTAERAATGLTEQLVSLGFESGRMKTGTPPRVDGRSLNYDVMEEQLGDEKPGKFSYTDTPTLAKQRSCWITYTNQAVHDELKTGFEKSPMFTGRIKGLGPRYCPSVEDKINRFADKDRHQIFVEPEGWDTVEVYVNGFSTSLPETVQYNALRKIPGFENVRMFRPGYAVEYDFFPPTQLKPTLETQLVKNLFFAGQINGTTGYEEAACQGLMAGINAHRNSNEEAEFTIKRSEGYIGVLIDDLITKGTEEPYRMFTSRAEYRTLLRQDNADLRLTEKGYAIGLASQERYETMVAKRTGVAQLTEAIRSAKVKPDEINGWLETKGSAQLREKNSLYTLVKRPEIDQSDVQELLAFIPDLGRVGEEVLEQTVIEIKYEDYLNREKQNAEKLDKWENLTINPTFDYDRLKALSFEGKEKLKRLKPATIGQASRISGVSPSDVSILLVYMGR from the coding sequence ATGTTTTCTTCTTACGATGTCATTGTAGTTGGAGCAGGACATGCCGGTTGTGAAGCGGCAAGTGCTGCTGCCACGATGGGTTCACGGGTACTGCTTATCACAATGAATATGCAGACTATCGCGCAAATGTCTTGCAACCCCGCCATGGGCGGTGTAGCCAAAGGACAAATTGTTCGTGAAGTAGATGCGCTCGGCGGCTTATCCGGTATTATTAGTGATAAGAGCATGATCCAATTCCGGATGCTCAACCGCTCGAAAGGGCCTGCTATGTGGAGTCCACGTTGCCAAAGCGACCGCAATGTCTTTGCCTGGGAGTGGCGAAAAGCGTTAGAAGAGAACCGAAATATTGATTTTTGGCAAGATACCGTTACGGAAGTACTCGTAAAAGATGGTCGTGCCAGCGGAGTTAAAACCGGTTTGGGCGTAGAGTTTTCGGCAAAAGCAGTTGTCTTAACGAATGGTACATTCTTGAATGGACAAATGTTTATTGGCGAAAAAGTCTTTGGAGGTGGGCGAACCGCTGAGCGAGCAGCAACGGGTTTAACTGAACAATTAGTGAGCCTCGGCTTTGAATCGGGCCGGATGAAAACAGGTACTCCTCCGCGCGTAGACGGCAGAAGCCTTAATTACGATGTGATGGAAGAGCAGCTCGGCGACGAAAAACCAGGCAAGTTTTCTTACACAGACACACCGACACTTGCCAAACAACGGAGTTGCTGGATTACGTATACCAATCAGGCCGTTCACGACGAACTCAAAACTGGCTTTGAAAAATCACCGATGTTCACGGGGCGAATCAAAGGCTTGGGGCCTCGGTACTGTCCATCCGTGGAAGATAAAATTAACCGTTTCGCCGATAAAGATCGTCACCAGATTTTCGTAGAACCTGAAGGATGGGATACAGTAGAGGTGTACGTGAATGGGTTCTCAACGTCCTTGCCTGAAACGGTTCAATACAATGCACTCCGTAAAATACCCGGTTTTGAAAATGTACGTATGTTCCGTCCAGGCTATGCAGTTGAGTATGATTTCTTTCCGCCTACTCAATTAAAGCCCACACTCGAAACACAATTAGTCAAGAATTTATTTTTTGCGGGTCAGATAAACGGCACAACAGGCTACGAAGAAGCGGCTTGTCAAGGGCTGATGGCTGGTATCAACGCTCATCGGAATTCGAACGAAGAAGCGGAGTTTACCATCAAACGGTCTGAAGGATATATTGGCGTATTGATCGATGACCTGATCACAAAAGGTACGGAAGAACCTTACCGAATGTTTACATCGAGAGCCGAATACCGTACGTTGCTGCGCCAGGATAATGCCGATCTTCGGCTTACGGAGAAAGGATATGCGATTGGATTAGCGTCGCAGGAGCGGTATGAAACGATGGTCGCGAAACGCACTGGCGTAGCTCAATTGACGGAAGCCATTCGGTCCGCGAAGGTGAAACCAGATGAGATAAACGGCTGGCTGGAAACCAAAGGCAGTGCACAGTTGCGCGAAAAGAACAGCTTATATACACTAGTCAAACGACCAGAGATTGACCAGTCGGATGTGCAGGAATTGCTGGCTTTTATACCTGATCTGGGTAGGGTAGGGGAGGAGGTACTCGAACAAACGGTTATTGAAATCAAGTACGAGGATTATCTAAACCGTGAAAAACAGAATGCGGAGAAACTGGACAAGTGGGAAAACTTGACAATAAATCCGACGTTTGATTACGATCGTTTAAAAGCACTCTCGTTTGAAGGAAAAGAAAAGTTAAAGCGTCTGAAACCGGCAACCATTGGACAGGCATCCCGAATCAGTGGTGTTAGTCCATCCGACGTTTCAATTCTCTTGGTCTACATGGGCCGTTAA
- a CDS encoding DUF4175 family protein, producing MHSSNAYTMLVQRIEEYKKRYFQNQLVKGSLFFIALLGSGYLLVNTAEFIGRFNSVGRGILFFGFLLTVLAGLYLLVVRPLMSLYGLNKPLSNDEAARQIGLYFPEVGDKLLNTLQLQRISSDQSDLLQASLNQRSQQLLINRFASAIQISRNRQFLKYAIPPLALILLILVINPAFFTRSSTRLVNYNEEFVDEAPFQFVVQNKSMKAFRNEDFPLSVKLTGDALPQAVYVVTNGTRFKLDQSGDRFTYNFDNLQRDLDFHLEASGYNSPTYKVTLVDRPAVLSFNVRLDYPAYLNKPTEQLANVGNLLVPQGTVVNWEFAADHTDSLLLRFNTDAKPTPARLAEENLFTVNRRLMQNATYTVSLKNGQIAAPSTIQYNVQVIPDRYPQISVDRIQDTVTYNYIALSGLVSDDYGFSKLRLNYKINRSGKSTPLYSKDIPVNRSTTSQNFVYNWSLDSLKLGQEDRLEYFVQVWDNDGVNGPKSSRSNQLNFVVPSNAEIQKQVDQSAEKTEQQIDNALSKTQAIKKELSTMEDRMRTKKSSDFQDKKQLQDILQKREELMREVQKLQEQFQKTNDTQQRFAEKNQAMQDKLEQLQKLFNELLDPESKQLYEQLKQLLERKQDEKASEMLDKLSRKERNMERDLDRALKLFKQMQLEQKVNNIAESLEKQANELDKQAEENQKKNETSQEQQQQQQKSQEDFKKTEKQLKELEKQAEKDDLNKPESSEKEQQDIEKDMEEAMQQMKQNQGKKAASSQSKSAKSMRAMSKSMKESMESSEMQEMQENMDDLRNILENLITLSFGQERIMKDFRGMSLQDPRVTKLSQDQLKLQDDAKIIEDSLNALASRVVQIQPFVTRELTNMKSYMDESVQQLRDRRLSMASSKQQFAMTSINNLALMLSDVLKNMQQQMNAMAMPGKGKGSKKGNSPGGSMGEMQKQLNARMQQMQKGGKSGRGLSEELSQMAAEQAMIRSMLKKLEENAKGTEAGKQQEKQVKELMEKMDETETDLVNKRVNPNTINRQNEILTRLLESEKALKQQEEDPKRQAEAAKSTKRSTPSFFDSTNLQNKTKQVEVLRSVTPNYNLFYKKEANDYLQKVSK from the coding sequence ATGCACTCGTCAAACGCCTACACGATGTTAGTGCAACGCATCGAAGAATACAAAAAACGTTACTTCCAAAATCAGTTGGTAAAGGGCAGTTTGTTCTTCATTGCTTTGCTGGGAAGTGGATACCTGCTTGTTAATACCGCAGAATTTATTGGGCGTTTCAACTCAGTTGGCCGTGGCATTTTGTTTTTCGGATTTTTGCTCACAGTCTTAGCTGGCCTATACTTATTGGTAGTTCGGCCTTTGATGAGTTTATACGGCCTTAACAAACCTTTATCAAACGATGAGGCAGCTCGTCAGATCGGCTTGTATTTTCCGGAAGTAGGAGATAAGCTACTTAATACCCTACAGTTACAGCGCATTTCGTCAGACCAAAGTGATTTGCTCCAGGCGAGCTTGAATCAGCGGTCACAGCAACTGCTTATCAATCGCTTTGCCAGTGCTATTCAAATCAGTCGGAATCGGCAATTTCTTAAGTACGCCATTCCACCGCTTGCGCTGATCTTATTGATTCTGGTGATTAACCCAGCTTTTTTTACGAGATCGTCGACGCGCTTAGTAAACTACAACGAAGAGTTCGTTGATGAAGCACCTTTCCAATTTGTTGTTCAAAACAAATCGATGAAAGCGTTTCGTAACGAGGATTTCCCGCTTTCTGTCAAACTCACAGGTGATGCCTTACCTCAGGCTGTCTACGTGGTAACGAATGGAACCCGCTTCAAACTTGATCAGTCTGGGGATCGGTTTACGTATAATTTCGATAACCTACAGCGGGATTTAGATTTTCATCTTGAAGCGTCAGGCTACAATTCACCTACGTACAAAGTCACGCTTGTTGACCGACCCGCTGTACTTTCCTTCAACGTTCGTCTCGATTATCCAGCTTATCTTAACAAGCCAACCGAGCAATTAGCCAACGTGGGTAATCTGTTGGTACCGCAGGGAACTGTAGTTAATTGGGAATTTGCGGCTGACCATACAGACTCGTTATTGTTACGGTTTAATACCGATGCAAAACCAACCCCGGCACGTCTAGCAGAGGAAAACCTATTCACAGTAAACCGGCGGTTGATGCAAAATGCAACGTATACGGTCTCGTTGAAGAACGGACAAATTGCGGCTCCTTCAACTATTCAATACAACGTTCAGGTCATCCCGGATCGTTATCCGCAAATATCGGTTGACCGTATTCAGGATACTGTGACGTATAATTACATTGCTTTGTCGGGGCTGGTATCCGATGATTACGGTTTCTCGAAACTGCGGCTGAACTACAAAATCAACCGTAGTGGGAAGTCTACTCCACTGTACAGCAAAGACATTCCCGTCAATCGATCAACAACGTCTCAAAACTTTGTTTACAACTGGTCACTTGACAGTTTGAAACTTGGTCAGGAAGATCGACTAGAATATTTCGTTCAGGTTTGGGACAATGACGGTGTAAATGGTCCTAAATCTAGCCGGTCGAATCAGTTGAATTTTGTTGTTCCTTCCAACGCTGAAATTCAAAAGCAAGTCGATCAGTCGGCGGAAAAAACCGAGCAGCAGATTGACAACGCGCTGAGTAAAACGCAAGCCATTAAGAAGGAGCTTAGTACGATGGAAGATCGGATGCGCACCAAAAAATCGTCCGACTTTCAAGATAAAAAGCAGCTTCAGGATATTCTGCAAAAGCGCGAGGAACTGATGCGTGAGGTGCAAAAACTTCAGGAACAGTTTCAAAAAACAAATGATACGCAGCAGCGCTTTGCGGAGAAAAATCAGGCAATGCAGGACAAACTTGAGCAGTTGCAGAAGTTGTTCAATGAGTTGCTTGATCCAGAGTCAAAGCAATTGTACGAGCAATTAAAACAGCTTCTTGAGCGCAAGCAGGACGAAAAAGCGTCTGAAATGCTTGATAAACTCAGCCGTAAAGAGCGTAACATGGAGCGCGATCTGGATCGGGCGCTGAAGCTTTTCAAGCAAATGCAACTAGAGCAAAAGGTAAATAACATTGCTGAAAGCCTCGAAAAACAAGCCAATGAATTAGACAAACAGGCCGAAGAAAATCAGAAGAAGAATGAGACGTCGCAGGAGCAACAACAGCAGCAGCAGAAGTCTCAGGAAGATTTCAAGAAAACGGAGAAGCAATTAAAAGAGCTCGAAAAGCAAGCGGAGAAAGACGACCTGAATAAGCCTGAATCTTCGGAGAAGGAGCAACAGGACATTGAAAAGGACATGGAAGAAGCGATGCAGCAAATGAAGCAGAACCAAGGCAAAAAGGCGGCTTCATCACAGAGTAAATCCGCCAAGTCGATGCGTGCTATGAGCAAGTCCATGAAGGAATCAATGGAATCGTCCGAGATGCAGGAGATGCAGGAGAATATGGATGACCTTCGGAACATCCTCGAAAATCTAATTACACTGTCCTTCGGTCAGGAACGTATAATGAAAGATTTTAGAGGTATGAGCCTTCAGGACCCTCGCGTTACGAAGCTTTCTCAGGATCAGCTGAAGCTACAAGATGATGCCAAAATCATTGAAGACAGTCTTAATGCACTGGCTAGTCGGGTTGTTCAAATTCAACCCTTCGTTACTCGGGAGCTAACGAACATGAAGTCGTACATGGACGAAAGTGTTCAGCAGTTGCGCGACCGTCGGCTAAGCATGGCATCGTCGAAACAGCAGTTTGCTATGACCTCGATCAATAACCTTGCGCTTATGCTGAGCGATGTTTTGAAGAACATGCAGCAGCAAATGAACGCGATGGCAATGCCTGGGAAAGGGAAGGGGAGCAAGAAAGGAAACAGTCCGGGTGGCAGCATGGGTGAAATGCAGAAGCAGCTTAATGCGCGAATGCAACAAATGCAAAAAGGAGGTAAATCAGGCCGGGGCCTTTCTGAGGAGCTATCTCAGATGGCCGCTGAGCAAGCGATGATCCGCAGTATGTTGAAGAAGCTCGAGGAAAATGCGAAGGGCACCGAAGCGGGCAAGCAGCAGGAAAAACAGGTCAAAGAGCTGATGGAGAAGATGGATGAGACGGAAACAGATCTTGTGAATAAGCGAGTGAATCCAAACACGATCAACCGTCAGAATGAAATCTTAACCCGTTTGCTTGAATCTGAAAAGGCATTGAAGCAACAGGAAGAAGATCCCAAACGCCAGGCAGAAGCGGCTAAATCAACCAAGCGAAGTACTCCTTCTTTCTTTGATTCAACGAATCTACAAAACAAGACAAAGCAAGTTGAGGTATTACGGTCCGTTACGCCGAATTACAATCTCTTTTATAAAAAGGAAGCAAATGACTATTTACAAAAAGTAAGTAAGTAG
- a CDS encoding SUMF1/EgtB/PvdO family nonheme iron enzyme has protein sequence MIQKYHLQRAFYVLLATAALASCKSKHPTSVQPGKKSTATGIAYNQKDGFQVKKFAGQKAGPNLVFIEGGRFTMGALEEDVMNSRDNRERTVSIQSFYMDETEMANVHYLEYLNAITRDSSEEVVKAALPDTTVWANPLSFNDSYVTQYLRYPAFRYYPVVGVSWVQASDYAVWRSNAVNNELAKGGTAKKKGGGFSLKRKSKQAEDPALAEATTSTAPPKPSLESGMILPDYRLPTEAEWEYAAKALIGTQYMDENQINQRIYPWDGSSVRNPKKGRKQGQMLANFKRGRGDYAGIAGRSNDGAIITAEIYAYPANDFGLYNMAGNVNEWVYDVYRPLSYQDVNDLNPIRRNGYLDDAKNYDTKNKQSLIDDRLRVYKGGSWNDVAYWLSPGTRRFLDQDSATAMIGFRCAMIGVGRNK, from the coding sequence ATGATTCAAAAGTATCACCTGCAACGAGCGTTTTATGTGCTGCTGGCAACGGCGGCCCTTGCGTCTTGTAAGTCGAAGCACCCGACCAGCGTGCAGCCTGGCAAGAAGAGTACGGCGACGGGGATTGCTTACAACCAGAAAGACGGTTTTCAGGTAAAGAAATTTGCGGGACAGAAAGCAGGTCCGAACCTTGTTTTCATTGAGGGTGGCCGATTCACGATGGGCGCGCTCGAAGAGGACGTAATGAACAGCCGCGATAACCGCGAGCGTACCGTTTCGATTCAGTCGTTTTATATGGACGAAACCGAAATGGCAAACGTTCACTACCTCGAGTATCTGAACGCAATCACACGCGATTCGTCCGAAGAAGTGGTAAAAGCAGCGTTACCTGACACGACTGTTTGGGCTAACCCACTGTCATTCAATGACTCATATGTTACTCAGTACCTTCGTTATCCAGCTTTCCGCTACTATCCTGTTGTCGGTGTGTCGTGGGTACAAGCTAGTGATTATGCTGTTTGGCGGTCAAACGCTGTAAACAATGAACTGGCAAAAGGAGGAACGGCCAAGAAAAAAGGGGGTGGATTCTCGCTGAAGCGCAAATCGAAGCAAGCGGAAGATCCTGCTCTTGCCGAAGCGACCACATCGACCGCTCCACCGAAGCCAAGTCTGGAAAGTGGTATGATTCTTCCCGACTACCGGCTTCCAACCGAAGCGGAATGGGAGTACGCTGCTAAGGCGTTGATTGGAACGCAGTACATGGACGAGAACCAGATCAATCAGCGGATCTACCCGTGGGATGGTTCTTCGGTTCGTAACCCGAAAAAAGGACGCAAGCAAGGTCAAATGCTGGCTAACTTCAAACGGGGTCGTGGTGACTACGCGGGTATTGCCGGTCGTTCAAACGATGGTGCTATCATCACAGCAGAGATTTACGCGTATCCTGCCAACGACTTCGGTCTGTACAACATGGCTGGTAACGTAAACGAATGGGTTTATGACGTATATCGTCCTTTGTCTTACCAAGATGTGAATGACCTGAACCCGATCCGTCGGAACGGTTATCTGGATGACGCCAAAAACTACGATACGAAAAATAAGCAGTCGCTGATTGACGATAGACTTCGTGTTTACAAAGGTGGTTCCTGGAATGACGTAGCCTACTGGCTATCACCGGGTACACGCCGGTTCCTGGATCAGGACTCAGCTACCGCGATGATCGGTTTCCGCTGCGCGATGATCGGCGTTGGTCGGAACAAATAA
- a CDS encoding tetratricopeptide repeat protein has translation MLIRSKVVIGLMCVLSVGFAWGQTGTTLAEEYYKAGEFEKAANEYAKLLKTDVTWVRLARYVNSLQKSNKGEEAAKYLRKQQRSDEPNRAYYELLIGQLATQQGDTVQASTQFNAALQSSKSSVNKLERIASAFNEAGEARWAVRALETAREVSKEPTAYSEDLMSLYKATGQTEKAINEIITTSKQSDKKEQVLAALQGFINTKEEPLVEKALYTKIQQEPNELAYNELLIWYFVQKQKFSRALLQEKATDKRMKLNGSRVYDLGMLAMNNKEYKSAAEAFEYITTTYPQGQLYPFARRLVIQAREEQVKNTYPVDKAEIRKLIADYQKMLQEVGTNVKTLEALRSTANLYGNYLDSKDTALTVLDLAIEMGKTDKNFVDRCKLDKGDIYLLKGEPWESTLLYSQVEKSQKEELLGYEAKLKNAKLHYYRGNLAVAKDILDVLKLATSREIANDAEQLSLLIVDNTGMDSTEAAMREYASIDLLLFQNKTDEAIEALNGMWKKYAEHPLADEILWLRANTFLKQGKNAEAMEDLKKISLSYASDILGDDALFTQAKIYEERLKDKTAAMEAYQKVLTQYPGSIYGAESRKRFRALRGDTVN, from the coding sequence ATGTTAATAAGGTCAAAAGTCGTTATTGGGCTGATGTGTGTGTTGTCAGTGGGGTTTGCTTGGGGGCAGACCGGGACGACGTTGGCCGAGGAATATTATAAAGCTGGCGAATTTGAGAAGGCGGCCAACGAATACGCCAAGCTCCTGAAAACGGACGTTACCTGGGTTCGCTTGGCGCGCTACGTGAACAGCCTTCAGAAAAGCAATAAAGGAGAAGAGGCCGCTAAGTACCTACGCAAGCAACAGCGTAGTGACGAGCCCAACCGCGCCTACTACGAATTGCTCATAGGACAGCTGGCTACGCAACAGGGTGACACCGTACAGGCAAGTACACAGTTCAATGCAGCTCTACAATCGAGTAAGTCATCGGTCAATAAGCTGGAGCGTATTGCCAGCGCCTTCAACGAAGCAGGAGAAGCCCGCTGGGCGGTCCGCGCGCTCGAAACGGCCCGGGAGGTCAGCAAAGAGCCTACGGCCTACAGCGAGGATTTAATGAGCTTGTATAAGGCAACCGGACAAACGGAGAAAGCCATCAACGAAATCATTACAACCAGCAAACAGTCTGATAAGAAAGAGCAAGTACTAGCGGCACTTCAGGGGTTTATCAACACCAAGGAAGAGCCACTTGTGGAAAAAGCGCTGTACACCAAAATTCAACAGGAGCCAAACGAGTTGGCGTATAACGAATTGTTGATTTGGTATTTTGTGCAGAAGCAAAAGTTTAGCCGGGCTTTGTTGCAGGAAAAAGCAACAGATAAGCGGATGAAGCTAAACGGCAGCCGCGTGTACGATCTGGGTATGCTGGCCATGAACAACAAAGAATACAAATCAGCCGCTGAGGCTTTTGAGTATATAACCACAACATATCCACAAGGGCAGCTATATCCATTCGCTCGTCGATTGGTAATCCAGGCTCGCGAGGAGCAGGTGAAAAACACGTACCCAGTTGATAAAGCAGAAATTCGCAAGTTGATTGCTGACTACCAGAAAATGCTTCAGGAAGTTGGTACAAACGTTAAGACGCTTGAGGCACTACGGAGCACCGCGAACCTCTACGGAAATTACCTCGACAGCAAGGATACGGCGCTTACCGTTTTGGATCTGGCTATCGAGATGGGCAAAACGGACAAGAACTTTGTAGACCGTTGTAAGCTCGATAAAGGCGATATCTATCTTTTGAAGGGAGAACCCTGGGAGTCTACATTGCTGTATTCGCAAGTTGAAAAATCGCAGAAGGAAGAATTGTTGGGTTATGAGGCAAAATTGAAGAATGCAAAACTTCACTATTACCGAGGAAACCTAGCCGTAGCCAAAGATATTCTGGATGTGCTTAAGCTGGCAACTTCCCGTGAGATTGCCAACGATGCTGAACAGCTGAGTTTATTGATTGTGGATAACACAGGCATGGACAGTACGGAAGCCGCCATGCGCGAATACGCGAGTATCGATCTGCTACTATTCCAGAATAAAACGGACGAAGCAATAGAGGCTTTGAACGGTATGTGGAAAAAGTACGCTGAGCATCCGTTAGCCGATGAGATTCTATGGCTACGAGCAAACACATTTCTGAAACAGGGCAAAAACGCTGAAGCAATGGAAGACCTCAAAAAAATATCGCTTAGCTATGCCAGTGATATTTTAGGCGATGATGCGTTATTTACCCAGGCAAAAATCTACGAAGAGCGGCTGAAGGATAAGACAGCAGCTATGGAAGCTTACCAAAAGGTGTTAACGCAGTACCCTGGTAGTATTTATGGGGCCGAATCGCGCAAACGCTTTAGAGCTTTGCGCGGAGATACCGTTAATTAG